Proteins encoded together in one Bos javanicus breed banteng chromosome 6, ARS-OSU_banteng_1.0, whole genome shotgun sequence window:
- the MAD2L1 gene encoding LOW QUALITY PROTEIN: mitotic spindle assembly checkpoint protein MAD2A (The sequence of the model RefSeq protein was modified relative to this genomic sequence to represent the inferred CDS: inserted 2 bases in 1 codon; substituted 1 base at 1 genomic stop codon): protein MALQLSREQGITLRGSAEIVAEFFSFGINSILYQRGIYPSETFTRVQKYGLTLLVTTDPELIKYLNNVVDQLKEXLYKCSVQKLVVVISNIESGEVLERWQFDIEFIRXVKDDSAPREKFQKAIQDEICSVVRQITATVTFLPLLEVSCSFDLLICTDKDLVVPEKWEESGPQFITNSEEVRLRSFTTTIHKVNSVVAYTIPVND, encoded by the exons ATGGCGCTGCAACTCTCCCGGGAGCAAGGCATCACCTTGCGCGGGAGCGCCGAGATAGTGGCCGAGTTCTTCT CATTTGGCATCAACAGTATTTTATATCAGCGTGGCATATATCCATCGGAAACCTTTACTCGGGTGCAGAAATATGGACTCACCTTGCTTGTAACTACTGATCCTGAGCTCATAAAATACCTAAATAATGTGGTGGATCAACTAAAAG AATAGTTATACAAGTGTTCAGTTCAGAAACTGGTGGTAGTCATCTCAAACATTGAAAGTGGAGAGGTCCTTGAAAGATGGCAGTTTGATATTGAGTTCATAAG TGTAAAAGATGATAG TGCACCCAGAGAAAAGTTTCAGAAAGCTATCCAAGATGAAATCTGTTCAGTGGTCAGACAGATCACAGCTACAGTAACATTTCTGCCACTGTTGGAAGTTTCTT GTTCATTTGATCTCCTTATTTGTACAGACAAAGATCTGGTTGTACCTGAAAAATGGGAAGAGTCGGGACCACAGTTCATTACCAATTCTGAGGAAGTTCGTCTTCGTTCATTTACTACTACAATTCACAAAGTAAATAGCGTGGTAGCCTACACAATTCCTGTcaatgactga